From the Terriglobales bacterium genome, the window GCCGTCCGCCCCGAACCTGTCCGTTCCGCCACGCTCAGCGTATTCACCGGACGCCCAAGCGCGCGAGCCAGATCGGCCTTCGCGATCTCCGCCCGCCACTCATCCGTGCGCGAGCAGTAGTCGTCCTGATGCCGTCGCAGGTAGGGCGCGCGCAACGTGGGTTCCAGCGCACTCGCGTCCTCCAGTTCGCCGCCGCAACTCCGGTGATAGTACGTAGCGGCCGGCCTTCCTTCGAACCACAATAGTTCACCTTCGGTGGCAGAGACAGCAGCGCGCATTCGCGCCGACTCGTTCCCCAATCGGACATCCTGACAGTGCGTCGTATCGCAGAAGTCAAAGCCTTCCAGTTTGTGTCGCGAGCCGAACCTCATCGCGTAAGTACGGGCTGCCACTGCCATCGACTTCAGCGCTTCATCCGACTTGAATCCGCCGCTCTCGCCCTGTAATACGGCAGTGACGTAATCTTCCAGCGGCATTGTCAGCGTCAAGAGCAGCACGCCCTGGCGTGATTCAACCTTCATTTCATCGCGCGTGACAAATGCCGGAAAGCCCGCCCCCGAAATTCTCGCCGCTCCCGAAAGTGTGAAACTGCTCGCTGACGCGCCGCTCACTTCAACCGGCGCTCGCATCGCTTTGCCTTGCCAGGTTGCTCCCACCGGCTCAACGAGGATCTTCTCCGGCGGATGCTGCCAGAACAGTCGCACCTTCACCATTCGCTGCTGTGCCTCGGCTGACACGCAAGCCAGCAACAGACACACCGTAGCGAACGCTACCTTCATCACCTTGCGCTCTGCTTCCATGCTTCGAAGATTTCACCTGCAATCGGAGCCGCATCGCCCGGCCCTGTTCCGCGCTCCAGGAAAACGACGACCGTCACTTGCGGCTTGTCCGCTGGCGCGTATCCCGCGAACCACGCGTTTGTCCACGATCCGCCCTCTGTTCTCGAAGTGCCTGTCTTTCCTGCGACTTTCATTCCCTTTGGCGACGCCAGTCTTCCCATGCCGTACTCGGTCGAAGCCTCCAGTCCGGCGAATACCGTTCGCTCCGCCTTCCTCGCATCGGTCGAGGTACGCCGTAACGCAAGCGACCGAAACGCGGTCAGCAGTTCCAGCGGCGTGATCTTCATCTCGCCTTCGCCGATAGCCTGCAACTTGCGTTCCTCATCGGTTCGCGCCAGTTTGATCGATCCTGTCGCCTCACCCTTCTGCAATCCGGTCGCCGAAGTGAACCCCGCCTTCGCAAACGCCTGCCGCAACTCCTCCGCCGTGAGGCGCGATCCTGAAGTCGCAAAGTAGTCATTGCACGAATACGCCAGCGCCGATACCGCCTGCAATGCGCCCGACTCCGGATGCGAACACGAAAGATTGTGCCTCCCAACGCGCAGGTTCCGGCGGCACACAAACGACTCATTCGCGCGCACCTTGCCACTCTCGATTAGCGACAATAGCGTGAAGACCTTGAAGGTCGAACCCGGCCTTGCGAGCCGTCGAGCCGCGACTTCCGGGTGATAGGAGGCGAGGATTTTCCCGGAAGCGACGTTCATCACTACAGCCGTCCCCGAGCGCCCGCGCATCAACCGCGCCAGAGCCGCTTCCAGATCGGCGCCAAAACACGAAGGAATCAGAAAGAGAATGACTGCGAGCAGCCGGATCACGCCGTGATTCTAACGCGGCCCGTCTATGGAGTTCACAGCTTCCGTAAACGCTCGCATGCATTTTCCAGATCGGATTGGGTTTTCGCGAAACAGAACCGGATCAGATTCTCGCCGGCGTCATCGTGATAGAACGCCCCGCCCGGCACTGTCGCCACGCCGGTCTTCTCCAGCAGGTACATCGATTTTGCCTTGCTGCTGTTGCCCGGCAGCTTCGACGCATCCGACAGAACGTAATACGCGCCGCTGGGAACGCTGGGCGTCAGCCCCACCTCATCCAGCGTCGAGCAGATCAGGTCTCGCTTCTTCGCGTACTCCGTCCGCAGTTCTCGATAGAAATCATCCTTCAGCAGCGCAATCCCCGCGGCCACCCCATGTTGCAGCGGTGCCGGTGCGCACACGTAGCACAGATCGCTGTAGTACCCGATCGCATGGGCCCACCTCGCATCGGCCACTGCATACCCGATGCGCCAACCCGTAATGCTGAACGTCTTCGAGTATCCGGAAATCGTGATCGTGCGGTCTCTCATCCCGGGTAATGTGGCCATGCTCAGGTGTTGCAGGTCGTCATAAAGGAAGTACTCGTAAATCTCGTCCGTGATCACAAACAGGTCGTGCTTTTTCGCCAACTCCGCGATCGTCTCCAGTTCCGTACGACTGAACACTCTTCCCGACGGATTCGCCGGGGAGTTCACCACAATCGCGCGCGTTCTCGGCGTGATCGCCTTCTCCACGTCCTCCGGCCAAAACTTCCAGTCCGGCGCTTTCAGAGTCACATACACCGGGACCGCGTCCACCGAGAGCACTGTATGCAGGTGATATCCGTAATAAGGTTCGAAAAGGATCACCTCGTCTCCCGGATTCAGCAGCGCCAGGCACGCGCAGTAGAACGCGCCCGTCGATCCCGCCGTCACCACCACTTCCTTTTCCGGATCGCAACCCACTCCGTTGAAGTCCAGCATCTTGCGCGCAATCTGCTGCCGCAGCGGATGTACCCCATCCAGTCGCGTATACGAGTTATGCCCCAGTTCAATCGCCTGCTCTGCCGCCTGCCGCACCTCGATCGGAACAGGTGTATCGCACACACCCTGCGCCAGGTTCACACCGCAAACCTTCTCGCACTCCACCGACATCACACGTATTTCCGACTGCGCAATCCGCCCCGCGCGGGCACTTAATGACGGCATCCCCACACTCCTGCTATCGAGCTTAGCAAAATGCTGATTTGACCGTCGCGAAAGAACCTGCCCTCCCCTTTGCCGGTAGCGAACTCCATCTGGCGAGAGCGTTCATTTATTGAACATTCATCAAATTCGCTTACTCTAAAGTTGAAGGTGAGAGGTATCGTATGGAGCGCAACGACCGTCACAAAGTCCACGAACTTGATCCGGTCACTTTCTTCATTGTGACCGAACTTATGCGTGAAGAACGCATCGAATCAGGAACGGAGGAGAAGGCGATTTCCTTTGAAGAGTTCGCCAAACAAGTCGCTTGAAGACCTCGCCCGTGACCCTCGCCTGACCATTCGCCGTCGCGGCGCGCCGGTACCCGGTGGGTGCTGTGTCGTCTACTGGATGCAGCGTTCGCAACGCGGCTTCGACAATCCCGCTCTCGACGTCGCCGTCCACGCCGCCAACGCCCTGAATCTCCCGGTGGTCGCCTATTTTGCGCCGGTCCCGTTTTATCCCCACGCCAATCTTCGCGCCTACGCATTCCTCGCTCAAGGCATTCCGGACATCGCCTCCGATCTCGCAGTTCGCAACGTCGGCTTCGTTCTTCGTCGCTATCCTGATCACAGCCTGCTCCGCTTCTGCGACGAAGTTAACCCCGCGCTCGTTGTCGGAGATGAAAATCCCCTTCGCGAGCCCAACCAGTGGCGCACCATCGCGTCCAGGAAACTCAAGGTCCCGCTCTGGACCGTCGACTCCGACGTTATCGTCCCCAGCAAGCTCTTCGAGAAAGCGCAATACGCCGCTTACCATTTCCGTCCACGCCTCAAATCTCTTCTCGACCAATTCCTCCTACCCTGCGACAACCCTAAGGCCCGAGTGAAATGGACTCCACCCAACCGTTTTCGCTCCCTGCCTGTCGACTTCGACATTCTCGACGAATGGCCGATTGATCGTTCTGTCAGCCCGGTATCGTCGTTCAAAGGTGGTTCCAGCGAGGCCCGTCGCCTGCTCAAGGAATTTCTCGCGGACAAGCTTCGCGGTTATGCCGAACGCCGAAACAAACCCGAACTCGACGCCACCACTCGACTCTCTCCTTACCTGCATTTCGGGCATCTCAGCCCGCTCACCATCATGCTCGCGGCTCGCAACGCCGATGCGCCCGCCGAAGACAAAGACTCGCTCTTTAACGAATTAGTGGTCTGGCGCGAACTCGCTATCAACCTTTGCTGGTTCAATCCGCTCTACGACTCCTTCGAAGTCGCCGAACCCTGGGCCCACCGCACTCTGCTCGACCATGCCCAAGACCCGCGCCCCGTCGTCTACACCGAGCGCCAACTCGAGAACGCAGAAACCCACGACGAACTCTGGAATGCCGCCCAGCGCCAGATGGTCACCCACGGCTGGATGCACAACGTGATGCGCATGTACTGGGCCAAGAAGATTCTCGAATGGACGAACTCCCCCGCGCAGGCGCACCAGATCGCCATCGCTCTCAACGACAAGTACTTCCTCGATGGACGCGACCCCAATGGCTATGCCGGCGTCGCCTGGGCCATACTGGGAAAGTTCGATCGCCCCTGGTTCGAGCGCCCCATCTTCGGGAAGATCCGCTACATGTCTCAGGCCAGCACGGGCAAAAAGTTCAACAGCAAGCTCTATATCGAGCAGAACAGCGGACCAGAGCTTCAAAAAGCCCTCTTCTAGCTTTTGCGTCTCCCCCAAACTTGCGAGAGAATAGAGTCAATAGGGTGAGGTATGGCTGTGAAGAAGCTTCTCTTTGTGCTCTTGCTGTTCGTCGTTCCTTCCGTTTTTGCCCAGCAGATCAGTGGCGACTACATTGAAACCCGTACGGCCGACGTCTACACCGGCGCGTGCTTCGCCAACGGGGAAGTGAACTTGATGGGCAACGAAGCCATCATGGGCTGGCGTGTCACCAACGGTTCATGGGACGGCGTTAAGCTCGACGGCCTCTCCGCTGTTGCCGTAGTACGGGCTAAGGCCACTCTTGGCGATCCTTATGCGAACCCATATCCCGCCAAGTCGGTGCTCGTTATCGACGATCAGGCCTCACCGCAGCAGCGTGCCGCGCTGATCAATTTCGTTCACCACATGACCGGCAAGCTCACTGACGACGTGGAGCGGGTTGTTGACGCACCCGTGGATCTCTCGGTTGCGCAAAGTCACGATCGCCACGGTAAAGCTTTGTTGCGTGCCGGTAATTTTGTGACCGTGCAAACACGTCCGCTGAACGGAAACGATCACATCTGCGGAAACGAAGAAACCTACTATCCGCCGCTTACAAAGACCACGCATGCCATGCCGGTGGTTGCCATGAAGGACGAATACCAGGGACCGGGCCTGAATGCCAATTGGTCGAACAGCGGCAAACGCAGTGCATTTGTCGGTACGTTCGCGAGGTAGTTTCGTTAACGCTTCCGGCTACTCTGCTGTTTGGGGCCCTCACGTACAACAAGTTCCCAGCAGTCCGCATCTACTCAGACTTCGGGCTGCTGGTACTCCATTCTCCTGCTGCTCTCTTGTCGGGCCTCAAAATTCACGCACGTTTTACTACATGTCTGTAATAAATGAATGAGCATCAAAATCTCTTCGTAGGCGGCGGCGAAATGGGCGCGCTGATGCGCTCGCTCGATTGGTCGCGTACGAAGCTTGGGCCGCCCGAGAATTGGCCTCACTCCCTTCGCATTGCCCTCCGAATTCTCCTTGGCTCCGGCTACCCCATGTACATCGCGTGGGGTCCCGAGTTTACCCAGTTTTACAACGACGGCTACCGTCCCATTCTCGGCAAGACCAAGCATCCCGCCGCGCTTGGCATCGGCACGCCGGAAACGTTCAGGGAAATCTGGGATTTCATCGGTCCCATGTTCCACCGCGTCTTGGCCGAAGGGGAAGCCACCACACTCATCGACCAGTGCCTCTTTCTTGATCGCAACGGATACATCGAAGAGTGTTACTACACCTTCTCCTACAGTCCCATCCCTCATGACGACCCTGAGAAAGTTGGCGGCGTTTTTGTCACCGTCATTGAAGTCACCGAACGCTTGATCGAGGAGCGTCGTCTTCGCACTTTGAGCGATCTTGCCGCCCGCACCTCTGAAGCGCGAACCGAGCAGCAGGCTTGCAAACTTGCCGCGGAAATCCTGGAGAACAACCTTCAAGATGTACCGTTCAGCTTGATTTTTCTGAACGACGCCGCTGGTGATTGGAAGCTCGCTGCTACTTCGGGCTGTGCTCAGGCATCTGGCACTCTCTTCGAAAATTCCGCTTGGCCACTTGCAGCAGAGCCGCGGGAAAATGCGATTGTCACCGATCTCGTTTCACGGTTCGGCAAAGTTCCTCTTGGTGCCTGGAACGTGCCGCCGCACAGTGCAGCCGTCCTGCCCGTCATTTCGACCGGTCAGCATCACCCGAACGCCTACCTCGTCGCCGCTATCAACCCTCACAAGGAGTTTGACGTTTCGTACCGGCGTTTCTTTGAACGCGTTGCCGGCCAGATCGCCAGTAGCATCGCCGACGCTCACGCCTACCAGGAAGAACGGAGGCGTGCGGAAGCCCTCGCTCGCGACGTCACTGAAAAGAAGCTTGCGCAGGAATCCCTCAAGATCGCCCACGACCGGCTCGCCCTCGCGCAGCAGACGGCAAACCTCGCAACCTGGGATTGGAACCTCATCGACGGTTCCATCACCTGGGCTGATAGTAGTGCACCCGTCTATGGCTCGCCGGTTTCCGAGATGACGCCGATCCAGAAGTGCGTGGACCGCGTCGTCGAAGAAGACCGCCTTGCAACCATGCGAGCTCTCCAGCACGCCATCGATAACCGTTCCGAGTACAACCACGAGTTCCGCGTGCGTTGGCCCGACGGCTCCATTCACTGGCTCGTCGGACGCGGTCGCGCCATCTACGACGAGGCCGGCCGGCCAATTCGCGTGCTAGGCATCAACTGGGACATCACAGCGCACAAGCTGGTCGAAGCCGAGCTCTCCAGTGAACGACGCCGGCTCATTGAACTCTTCCAGCAGGCGCCGGCGTTCATCGCCGGTTTGCGCGGGCCTGACTTCGTATTCGAACTGACGAACGCCTCATACCAGCAACTCATCGGCAACCGTCAGGTTATAGGTAAACGCATGCGCGACGCATTGCCCGAGGTCCAAAGTCAGGGTGTGCTTCACCTGCTTCAGAAGGTTTACGAAACAGGTGAGCCCTATGTCGCCCAAGGCTTCCGGCTCGAGATCGATCGCACGCCAGGACAGCCGCTCGAAGAGCGCTTCCTCGATTTCGTATATCAGCCGGTACGCGACAGTAAAGGACAGGTCTCCGGCATCATTGCGCTCGGCATCGACGTCACCGAACGCCGTCGTGCCCAGGAGGCACTCGTGCGTAGTGAAAAGCTGGCCGCCGTCGGACGCCTCGCCGCTTCCATCGCCCACGAGATCAACAATCCTCTCGAGGCCGTAACCAACCTTCTTTACCTCATCGAAAACACGGAGTATCACGACGAGACGAAGCGTTACGCCGCCTTGGCCGATCAGGAACTTAAGCGTGTGTCACAGATCGCGACGCAAACGCTCCGTTTCCATCGTCAATCCACAGCCCCATCCCGCACCAATCTCTCCAACGTAGTTCAGTCTCTGCTCCCGCTCTTCCAGGGACGCCTCAGCAACACCGGCATCGTCATCGAGAAATCCATGCGGGCCACCTCGCCCGTTTTCTGTCTCGATGGAGAAATTCGCCAGGTCTTCAGCAACCTCATTGGTAACGCGATCGATGCCATGCCCAACGGTGGATATCTGATGATTCGCACGCGCGACGGCTACCGCCACAGCGATGGCCGGGGCGGCGTCTTTGTCACCATCGCTGACACGGGTCTCGGCATGACCCCCGGCGTCAAGAGCCGTCTCTTCGACGCCTTCTTCACTACCAAGCAGGGAACCGGTACCGGACTCGGCCTATGGATTTCTAAGGGCATCATTGACAAGCACGATGGCACCATTCAGTTCCGCAGCTCCCAAGCCCGGGGCGCCCACGGCACCGTCTTCCGAGTGTTTCTACCCTATGAAGCGATTATCGTCGAAGCCCCGGCCCACAACATGGCCGTCGGCTTCTGATTCCCCTTACTGCACCGTCAGGTTTACCTTGTCGAGCCAGACGTTATACGGCTGCTGTGCGAAGTTGCCGTCCATCTGGAATGCCACATCGATGCTTTCCATCGTCCAGACGGGCTCGTTCGAGTAATACAGGTCCAGCGGATACTTCTTGTCCGCCACCGTTACGCTGATGTAGTGCACCTGGTTATCGACGCGTTCAAACTCCCACACCAGGTGTATCCACGTGTTCGCCGGAAACGGCACACAAGGAACATTCGTCGGTTGCCATCCGAGATTTCCGTCCCACACGTCCCATTTGCCGCTGCCCCTGAAGTTGCACTCCGTCCCGAACACCCATCGACGGTTGTTGAACGCCTGGTTCACGTCGAACTCCAGCGCTTGCGGCAGGTCTGGATTATCGATCATGAAGTACATGTCGTACGTGAAACGTGTCGGGAACGAGCCTCCGCCTAGGAACTTCGTCCACAACGCGTTCGAGTATCCCTTCGGACCACCTATCGTGAGCTTCGCCGACGCTCCGCTCATCGACGGCGTGCTCTGGTTCTCTGTCATCGTGGATTCCGCATTTCCCAGCCCCGCAGCACAAAGCTGGCCTGCCCTCGGATGTCCCGCGGGAAACAACGCCGAACAGAACTCCCAATTCGGAATCTTCTGTATGTCAGCGATCGTGTACGGTTGTGCCGATGCGACATTCAGCGAGAACGACGTGCTCGCATTGTTGCCGCTCTTGTCTGTCGCCACGATCACCACGGTATGTGTTCCGGGCGACATGAAGACCAGCGAGTCCAGCGTGTTCCAGAACGTGAACTGCTGGGGGCTGTCGTCTACATACACCCGCATGTAGGCGATATTCTTCATCGTCGTTGACGCCACGATATGCGCCGGCGAACTCACCGACGCCCCATTCGCCGGACTCGATACACACACCGACCCTGCCGCTGTTGTTCCCGGCTGCGGTGCCGGTATCGGCGCTGCCGGAGGCATCGGAGCCACCCCGGTCATCGGTCCCTGGCTGATCGCCGATGTCACCTGCGGACACGACGAAGCGCTCGGCGGATTATTAGCTCCACCCGGATTTGGATTCGCATTGCCGTTGTTGTTCGAAGGTTCCGGATTTCCGCCGCATCCGGCAAACACCGCAACAAAGGAAAGTGTCAGCACGAACAGACCAGCTCGTAGCAATTGCACAGGAAACCGCCTTGTAATGGGGATCAGCCTGTGTTTTAGAAGGTGTGATCTGCTTCTGGAGATGTCAGCTGCTCAACCGGCAACTCTCGTGCCAGCCGACTAAGCACTCTTTCGTAGTACTAAAGCTTATTGAACCGATGCCGCCGAAGCCCGTTTGGCCTTCTTCGTCTGAACGCGGAACCGGGCCGGAGGCATGCCGTACTCGCGTTTAAAAGCTCTGTTGAACGCCGGCTCCGACTCATACCCCACCTCATCCGCGATCTGCGCCACGCTGTAGCTTGTCGAGTGCAGCATCTGCGCGCCCAGTTGCAGCCGCCAGCGCATCAGGTACGTCATCGGAGGCTCTCCCAGGAAATGCCGGAACCTCTCCGCCAGCACCGAGCGCGACGCCCCCACCTCTTTCGCCACCTCAGCGATCGTCCACGAACGCGCCGGCTCACGGTGCAGAAACGCCAGCGCCTGTCCGACGAGCGGATCGCGTGCCCCGGCCAGCCAGCCCGTCTGCTCACCCGGCAACTCCATCATGTATCGTCGCAGTGTTTCCACGAATAACGCCTCCGACAACTTCGCCAGCACCGCGTCTCCGCCTGCGCGCTCTTCCGCCGCTTGCTCCGCCGAAAACTTGATCGATCCTTCCAGCCACTTTCCCGCGTCATCGTTGCGGATGTTCACCTTGAACAGTGGTGGCAGTCCGCCAAGGAATCCCTTGCTCAACTCGCGGTCGCATTCCATATACCCGCAGACGAACCTCGTCGGTTCGCCGCCGCCACCCGCGCGTGCTAGTTTCATGCCGCGCCCGAACACGCGCTTCATCTGACCTTCGCTGCCGCCGATCATCTCCATCGGCGATCCATTGAAGATCGTGTGCGCATCTCCATGCGGGAACACCACGATGTCCCCGGGAATCAGTGGAATTCTGCACGTGTCGTCGTCCGTCTTCGCCGTCGCGCGTCCTTCCGTCACCAGGTGGTAGATGATGATGTGCTTCGTCCCCTTACCCAGAAAGCTCGCGATGTTGCACGATTGTGGCGAACGAAATCCCCATGGCGCCGTGAACTCGGCGTTGTAGAAGACTGCGCCTTCCATCTTCACTGCATTTAACACTTCTGAAAGTGCATCCATGGTGGGGTCGGACTCCCGGCAAAGGTTTTCGGACGCCGGGTCAACTATTCCCACATCCTATCGTGCCCCAGTCAATTTAACCAGACGCCCTGCAAAGTGCGCCCCGTCCCTTCACGGCACACTGCTTCTCGTAGCGGGTCACCGCTGTTAGCACAAACCAAGGAGAGTTGATATGCCGCTGATCGAAGTCAAGTTAATCGAAAACGTTTTCACCCCCGAGCAGAAGAAACAGATGATCACCAAGCTCACCGATGCCATGGTCGCCGTCGAAGGCGAAAACATGCGCCCCGTCACCTGGGTCATCATCGAGGAAATCCGCGGCGGCGACTGGGCTCTGGGCGGTAAAGCCCTCAGCGCAGCCGACGTCCACGCCATCGCCGCTGGCAAATGAAACAACTTCTCTGCCTGGGGGCCAATCGCCCTCGGGCAGACCGCCGTGGATTCGTAGGTTCGTGATGTACGCAGCAATGACGGCATCGCGTTGCACTCCGCGGCCACACCGCCGTATCACGAAATTCAGATAGCGCATTGCGCAGGAGAAAAAACGATGTTCGCCAGAAGAAGCAAAGTCTTTTGTTCCACCCTCATCTTGATCGCTGCTTTCGCCCTCACCGCTGTGCCGGCGCAGGCAGATACCGCCAGCGAATGGATCCAGGTCGCCAACGACACGGTTCTCGCCGGCGGCACCAACCCGCTTGTCACCACCCGTGTCATGGGCATCGTCGGCGCGTCCATGTTCGACGCCCTCAACGGCATCGAGCGCCGCTATACCCCCATCCACGTTACGCCCGACGCACCCTTCGGGGCCTCGCGTCGTGCTGCCGTCATCCAGGCCGCTTACACCGCGCTCGTCGCCATGTACCCGAATCAGCAGGGCACGCTCACCATCAAGCGCGAAGCCGCTTTAGCCGCGCTTACCAACGGTGGTAATGGCGGTGTCTCCGTCGCGCGCGGACTCGAGTGGGGAGAGCACGTCGCCAACCAGATCCTCGCTTGGCGCGCCACTGACGGCTTCACCCCCGCGCCTCCGCCTTACACCGGGTCCACTGAGATCGGCAAGTGGCGTCCCACTCCTCCGGGCCTCGCCCCCGGCGCTGCGCCTCAGTTCGCAACCATGACGCCGTGGTTCATGACCGCCCCCAGCCAGTTCCGTCCGTCCGCGCCTCCGTCGCTCGACAGCGCCGCTTATGCCGACGCCTACAACGAAGTCAAAACCATCGGCGAACTCACTTCATCCACCCGCACCGCCGAGCAAACCTACGTCTCATTCTTCTGGAGCGGCAACACCACGCTCTATTGGAATCGCATCGCCCGTCAGGTTGCGGCCCAGCGTGAACTGAGCCTCTCGCAGGAATCGCTGCTCTTCGGCACGCTCAACGTCGCCATCGCCGACGCCGGCATCGCCTGCTGGGACGCCAAGTACTACTACAGCGCGTGGCGCCCGGTCACGGCCATCCCGCTCGCCGATCAGGACAGCAATCCCGCCACCGACGCTCAACTCGGCTGGACTCCGCTCCTCACCACGCCCGCTCACCCCGAGTTCCCCTCCGGACACTCGACCCTCAGTGGTGCAGCCGCCGCCGTGCTGATCAAGTACTTCGGAGACAGCGCCAACTTCTCCGTCGCATCGGAAGTCCGTCCCGGAACGCGCTCGTTTACGTCGTTCACCGACGCTCTTCTCGAGAACAACGACTCTCGCATCTTCGGCGGAATTCACTATCGCCCGGCGTGCACCGTCGGCAACCAGATCGGCGCATCCGTCGCCAACCACGTCATGCAGACCGGCTTCCAGCGTCTGCGCGGCAACACCGACTAACGATTCTCCTCTAAACGGCAGTACCCTTACGCACACCCCTGAGCCTCGTGCTCAGGGGTATTTTTGTAGATGTCACTTCTTGATCCGCGTTTCCGGAATCGGCATATAAGCCCCGGACGCACCGGCAAAAACGATTTCGAAACGATCCAACGTTATGCCCGGGTCCAGTGCCGTTACCGTCAGCGTGTGGTTGCCCGGAGCGATCGGCACGTCGTGAAGGGCGACAACCGCAGCGTTGTCGAGCACGTTTTGCCGCCACTTGGCGCCGTAATACACGATGCTGAAATCCAGCACCTTCGGCGCCCCGCCATCGAGCGAAATCGCAATGCGCAGCTTATCGCTCTTGGTGATCGGAAAGGTGGGAAGCGCGATGGCCTTGATCGTAGCGATCTCATCAATCACGTAGTTGGGAAAACTGTAATCACGGTCTTGCGGTCCAGTCGCAAAGCGATAGACCACTCGCGGCGCATTGGCGAATGCCGCCGCATCGGCAACATCTACCGGCGTCAAATCCAGATCGGATTGCAGCGCCGCACCCGCATGACCAACTCCCTCGAGCACCTTCCATCGGCCGCTCCTTTCGTCAGCGTGGTTCGCATACATCGCCACCACGCCTTGCGAGTCGATAAACGACGCTGCTTTCGTGTCGATCGGACGTGCAATCCTTACGTGAACGGGTAGCGGCTGTTTGCCCGCACTGCACTGAACCGTCACCGTGCCCTCGCCTTTTTCAGGTGCCGTCGCCCAATCGATCGAAACCATGATGCGCTCTTCGAACCGGCGGTCTGCTTGCGAGAAGCGACCCGCACTGCGATCGATCTTGATCCATGGTGCGCTCGGCTGCGCGCTCCAGTCTTCATCAATCGAAGCTTCCGTAAATACATCGAGGTAGTAACTCTTGGCTCCCAACTCACGATGGAACGATGGCAGCGTTGGTGTCCACCAGCCCACGTCATCAAAGTATCCGCCACCTTCCA encodes:
- a CDS encoding vanadium-dependent haloperoxidase, coding for MFARRSKVFCSTLILIAAFALTAVPAQADTASEWIQVANDTVLAGGTNPLVTTRVMGIVGASMFDALNGIERRYTPIHVTPDAPFGASRRAAVIQAAYTALVAMYPNQQGTLTIKREAALAALTNGGNGGVSVARGLEWGEHVANQILAWRATDGFTPAPPPYTGSTEIGKWRPTPPGLAPGAAPQFATMTPWFMTAPSQFRPSAPPSLDSAAYADAYNEVKTIGELTSSTRTAEQTYVSFFWSGNTTLYWNRIARQVAAQRELSLSQESLLFGTLNVAIADAGIACWDAKYYYSAWRPVTAIPLADQDSNPATDAQLGWTPLLTTPAHPEFPSGHSTLSGAAAAVLIKYFGDSANFSVASEVRPGTRSFTSFTDALLENNDSRIFGGIHYRPACTVGNQIGASVANHVMQTGFQRLRGNTD